One Plasmodium gaboni strain SY75 chromosome 1, whole genome shotgun sequence DNA segment encodes these proteins:
- a CDS encoding putative zinc-carboxypeptidase, protein MLFKNEDSGNSVYCFTYNNFNNDSISDILNVRNDNKNNENKEKNDEDDKKTNLLLELNGENEENKRQGDKQYEDLCLLSFKNMEQSNDNIKMQEEMFNSSYETNIKNIVKVVYHEDYKLLYENTDIHVELPSILYDTDIKKNNDYINKCDKKEDDDYINKCDKKEDEDYINTYNQHNDVRKIENLKYFIKHNWKNINRINEKLFLKNLKELDEILNYNFLNICKNKYKQYDKKRINERHLSYHDNFLSHYIIYKRNKFIKQNKNEYINGNHYDVHESTNTYDDIETTRLKHNNINSNDNNMKDCVNKYPYDYIKEPLNFSCPCYENKIENIYCLNIPGYKYKYIYPPVNNINDEKIKELYIPKGHILFNSKFESANLKYVIKEEKDKEVYSLFLNQDIRMKEKKNQWFYFSASYVPNEYYTNELYKMKMYNKDITNMGDNMKVINNYLNGTGNNINSNINKVDNTTNNINNIYNINNINSNNIIYTKWRGQRCMNQYLNDINNEEIDTNPGGNGKYSLDACDKFTVRNVKKLEKPFTVRFKIENMAKPFFLYKYGHSPLSFSECKYKLENIKWQRNTYDIKYIKNNSCKHYNIKKNSMEYYNYNTYTLEFSYDFMYEYDTVYFASCYPYTYSYLNEYLCLIRNFLKDHLTINYIEQKLCKTSCGFDCPVLCITNYDNEEGYNKKELIEDLEKKKKNIIERNNLNDENLYDENLYDEKLYDENLYDGRDISNNVVRKEIKKNRYILTSKKFGINKVDNNLFDDMKNGYTNEYEYDNMDKEYLDIKKKNICCEEEKEKYDIIKYNVDKDYSYNCYYDECHNVKREKNNFICCLNDKCNCVLSEHIKGRKSIMDCTNFLNKMKWCKKKMYTSNNFMKTFETLLKKDYIYSRENKKNNGMKKIKRFEENCHNNLICKTKDEKRNFSEKKKKKKKKIIVLTARVHPGETNSSYAIHGFISFIISNNIYAHILREKFIFIIIPMLNIDGVILGHNRYCYNGFDLNRQWSNPIAYIHPTIYSAKSLIKNISQKNKIIFFCDFHSHSRKYNCFVFGNQGTCNYVNNKKICEVFPEIFSHALPWFALVDTVYKADNENKGSARLIGGKEFGIDCSYTFEISLFGIQIRKDFNIMYNEKKDIFYIQNYFERCHNGGDNKKIGGNIKRDDDKKIGGNIKRDNDKKVDDIKADGDAKADGDVKADGDVKADGDIKADDRYDNMNMHYINNNYYYDKNSYDFLYFDENLLFMTGVSFGLCLFKYMNFLSYNKSSIYRRTCEEKEKEDMFTEECSTLCVNNKDDKEKYNETKKQNDHIFKKENNLDYDKGGDIILSDTDHPMVNSCVCNNMNQNKSKSKMEYKNILNKYGFIKLKSSNKYIKELKRIRKLKKKKENVIKEVYEFRKKTKQNKSYNTYMFGSYKVNINDVIRILNKLKIVDHNGKYKGFDFNNSLDMKKKIKSKSKHKNKNKCKNKKVIVIL, encoded by the coding sequence ATgctttttaaaaatgaagacAGTGGCAATAGTGTTTACTGTTTtacttataataattttaacAATGATTCTATATCtgatattttaaatgtaaggaatgataataaaaataatgagaataaagaaaaaaacgATGAAGATGACAAGAAAACGAATTTGTTATTAGAATTAAATGGagaaaatgaagaaaataaaagacAAGGAGACAAACAATATGAGgatttatgtttattatcatttaaaaatatggaacagtctaatgataatataaaaatgcAGGAAGAAATGTTTAATTCATCTTATGAAACGaatatcaaaaatataGTTAAGGTAGTATATCATGAGgattataaattattatatgaaaatacAGATATACACGTAGAACTTCcatctatattatatgatacagatattaaaaaaaataatgattatataaataaatgtgataaaaaagaagatgatgattatataaataaatgtgataaaaaagaagatgaggattatattaatacatataatcAACACAATGATGTTAGAAAAAttgaaaatttaaaatattttattaaacataactggaaaaatataaataggattaatgaaaaattatttttaaaaaatttaaagGAACTAGATGAAATACtgaattataattttttgaatatatgtaaaaataaatataaacaatatgataagaaaagaataaatGAAAGACATTTGTCTTATCACGACAATTTCCTTAgtcattatataatttataaaagaaataaatttataaaacagaataaaaatgaatatattaatggGAATCATTATGATGTTCATGAGAGTACTAACACATATGATGATATAGAGACAACAAGattaaaacataataatattaatagtaatgataataatatgaaggattgtgtaaataaatatccatatgattatataaaagaacCTTTGAATTTCTCTTGTCCTTGTTAcgaaaataaaatagaaaatatcTACTGCTTAAATATACCAGgctataaatataaatatatctatcCTCCAGTGAACAACataaatgatgaaaaaataaaagaattatatatacctaaaggacatatattatttaattcaaAATTTGAATCCGcaaatttaaaatatgtaataaaagAGGAAAAAGACAAAGAAGTGTATTCTTTATTCCTTAATCAGGATATTCGAATgaaagagaaaaaaaacCAGTGGTTCTATTTCAGTGCTAGTTATGTTCcaaatgaatattatactaatgaattatataaaatgaaaatgtataataaGGATATTACTAATATGGGCGATAATATGAAagttataaataattacCTGAACGGTACAggtaataatataaacagtaatataaataaagtAGATAATacaacaaataatataaataatatatataatataaataatatcaatagtaataatattatttataccAAGTGGAGGGGACAAAGGTGCATGAATCAATATTTGAATGacataaataatgaagaaatagACACAAATCCAGGAGGGAATGGCAAATATTCGTTAGATGCATGTGATAAATTTACTGTTAGAAATGTAAAGAAATTAGAAAAACCATTTACTGTTAGATttaaaatagaaaatatggcaaaacctttttttttatataaatatggTCATTCGCCTTTATCGTTTTCAgaatgtaaatataaattagaaaatataaaatggCAAAGAAATacatatgatataaaatatataaaaaacaattCATGTAAgcattataatataaaaaaaaatagtatggaatattataattataatacGTATACTTTAGAATTTAGTTATGATTTTATGTATGAATATGATACAGTATATTTTGCAAGTTGTTATCCATATACATATTCTTATTTGaatgaatatttatgtttGATAAGAAATTTTTTGAAGGACCATCTTACCattaattatatagaaCAAAAATTGTGTAAAACATCATGTGGATTTGATTGTCCTGTTTTATGCATAACAAATTATGATAATGAAGAAggatataataaaaaagaattaataGAAGATttagaaaagaaaaaaaaaaatattatagaaaggaacaatttaaatgatgaaaatttatatgatgaaaatttatatgatgaaaaattatatgatgaaaatttatatgatgGAAGGGATATAAGTAACAATGTTGTAAGAAAGGAGATTAAGAAGAATAggtatatattaacaagTAAAAAATTTGGAATAAACAAAGTggataataatttatttgatGATATGAAGAATGGATATACAAATGAATAtgaatatgataatatggataaagaatatttggatataaaaaaaaaaaatatatgttgtgaagaggaaaaagaaaaatatgatataataaaatataacGTTGATAAGgattattcttataattGTTATTATGATGAGTGTCATAATGTgaaaagagaaaaaaataattttatttgctgtttaaatgataaatgTAATTGTGTTTTAAGTGAACATATAAAAGGAAGAAAGAGTATAATGGATTGTactaattttttaaataaaatgaaatggtgtaaaaaaaaaatgtatacatccaataattttatgaaGACATTTGAGactttattaaaaaaggaTTATATTTACAGTAGAGAgaataagaaaaataatggaatgaaaaaaataaaaagatttgaagaaaattgtcataataatttaatatgtaaaaCAAAGGATGAAAAGAGAAATTTTTctgaaaagaaaaaaaaaaaaaaaaaaaagataattGTATTAACAGCTAGAGTACATCCAGGAGAAACAAATTCGAGTTATGCAATACATGGATTTATTagttttattatatctaataatatatatgcacATATATTACGTGAGAagtttatatttataataataccTATGTTAAATATTGATGGGGTTATCTTAGGACATAATCGATATTGTTATAATGGTTTTGATTTAAATAGACAATGGTCAAATCCGATAGCATATATTCATCCTACAATATATTCAGCAAAAtctttaataaaaaatattagtCAGAAAAATAagattatatttttttgtgatTTTCATAGTCATTctagaaaatataattgttTTGTATTTGGTAATCAGGGTACTTGTAATTATGTAAACAATAAAAAGATATGTGAAGTTTTTCCAGAAATTTTTTCTCATGCATTACCTTGGTTTGCTCTAGTTGACACGGTGTATAAAGCAGACAATGAGAATAAGGGGAGCGCAAGATTGATAGGTGGTAAGGAGTTTGGAATTGATTGTAGTTATACCTTTGAGATTTCGTTGTTTGGCATACAGATAAGGAAGGattttaatataatgtataaTGAGAAGAAggatattttttatattcagAATTATTTTGAGAGGTGTCACAATGGGggtgataataaaaaaataggTGGTAATATCAAAAGggatgatgataaaaaaataggTGGTAATATCAAAAGggataatgataaaaaagTAGATGATATAAAAGCAGATGGTGATGCCAAAGCAGATGGTGATGTCAAAGCAGATGGTGATGTCAAAGCAGATGGTGATATCAAAGCAGATGATAGATATGACAATATGAATATGCattacataaataataattattattatgataagAATAGCTACgactttttatatttcgATGAAAATCTTTTATTCATGACGGGTGTGAGTTTTGGTTTATGTCTTTTTAAgtatatgaattttttatcatataataaatcatCTATATATAGAAGAACGTGTGAAGAAAAAGAGAAAGAGGATATGTTTACAGAAGAGTGTAGTACGTTATGTGTAAATAATAAGgatgataaagaaaaatataacgaaacaaaaaaacaaaatgatcatatttttaagaaGGAAAATAATTTGGATTATGATAAAGGAGGAGACATTATATTAAGTGATACTGATCATCCTATGGTTAATTCATGTGtatgtaataatatgaatcaaaataaaagtaaaagtaaaatggaatataaaaatattttaaataagTATGGTTTTATAAAACTGAAGAGTAgtaacaaatatattaaagagttaaaaagaataagaaaattaaaaaaaaaaaaagaaaatgtgATAAAAGAGGTTTATGAgtttagaaaaaaaacaaaacaaaacaaaTCTTATAATACTTATATGTTTGGTTCATATAAAgtaaatattaatgatgTAATACGTATATTAAATAAGCTAAAAATTGTTGATCATAATGGTAAGTATAAAGGTTTtgattttaataattcattggatatgaaaaaaaaaataaaaagtaaaagtaaacataaaaataaaaataaatgtaaaaataaaaaggtCATTGTTatattgtaa
- a CDS encoding hypothetical protein (conserved Plasmodium protein, unknown function): MNCCNELNVINLIISLIKKNKVNDDLLSVKNLYTLIKTNKVPISLKLYNEKQNIFVSICTILCNKLKVYLYNILSKRREEEKEEEKEEDEEKKKKKNFIKKNSFLCNQDYVVDYSVDYSVDYSVNYSVNNSVNNSVNYSVDYDICNNIHKSFVTIEFFLKNLTLCFKHINDNKDKDIDKNKDVIFLTCINNISILLNIYQNNNTKNDKICNEHFFLIIIKYIKYLFVHIYNNQNIFNDKNNKEVFYSCLTSIIKNLLENTIKQNKKIKYKTLKLFYLIHQKIQDIYIIDILFNRLSLYLFLLYKTCEQLTNITNFILKIFVISSNQILLYYYNKNKILNDNKEIDESTPNHYANINVYYKKYKFFLQENKKKIYNSLLTLEGKQNVDNNDNTKNLCVYINKQNNKNYENHKIQHTHIIDNNNSLIQQYNHVNKLNYNPHNLSNIYFFSYYILINYNKNIKDIFPLCRVIIEHYPFLNKNLVLMSFIFILSEMFYDNNEHWLYHLNLLYENGLSNYLENCDISADDVQNVTRMLNDQINDNSNNNNNCHYNNNNCHYNNNNCHYNNNNCHYNNNDHHPYDHTYNHIKNVKIKIPQHEHQKYINQNKLAPLYYDLSFIFNHLIKMIKEDDQNNNYIINNIENYSVESLNYYIENYYFKYMFNIFLFKKKENKYILKYLKGYIYYRYIFNVINHNSSPEHFNIFNYILDLYIVSNFNCIQNENLLLSSSTQKNILSDNNIIYSLDFFVQPNNTNSYDNLKENVQLTNVFNQENERKSVLINEVSMFSLLFIEQNIIDIFLDDVILSAWDDLERNKKINDHAHYETDTSKHMNNKSSYNFIKKWWDDNYYSADNKDTNKIKMKDDKKDDEKNDKKDDKKDDKKDNKKDDKKDDKKDDKKDDKKDDEKNEEKEKYILKYKYLHFLNYYLDSLILITYIYLQMNIRKINKESINFGVYSNSDIDNNKKSDTTTNRSDSTNNKKIINYYITAMQHDIMKHILNEYYPMLNNYFSLAILIKRIHDKRNIKKVIEKIMLFLSSNKVKKNYNNLKKENIQHNRNHEYMKYYTTLIIICLNKAFYISYLCMYHDLIEKIFIKNFVYLLLKINNACTYNKELAKYTIINIYYYMKQNKTKQKIKNIKNDTQINQVYNYNVYDNEHIKEKNKYKNNNILSTNEISYPINNIQQLQIKHIINYHHDILSSYIYKKIINIDSFKNATKILQLTQFLVQYDYYTYIYKDVCLNIIKYTKQIHFSFQSKEIKNNLYFLILQLFNCILYLYYKYINHNRIYISEQNQYFEYIKEYVLKGYIHINLQHLYQKIKKNQEHLDSSRNTNDVVIKKINNDNINKQLNNNDNSYIINNVQKNHSTLFQPNEEEKKKLYLQNYILFKLYEDIFNQDYKDIINNENKKKTNEYKIKDLINNYINNLNKHINKTKIVNLLIDDDFYDLNDQSKNIKYNNINNAKNLDDNNYFNHYNQNNSMSYEDIRYTTSHIFLFAKVFLCSDNLYLRFSAHLCILRCLYIFSTRLYELYPKIHQIWTYMKINFYKNSYMNDILVLKIINYIITIDDKFSVDRIINDMFPQIFDRLKTFETNKEICKQSYEYKFLQTTLLFFLNISRQEQYFEKTYSYIFFFSLKCLNKIMNEEIRKISLNIICNLYLNDIPKIKKGIDSILCIKERIKFLHDDKKYITDNIFIKENVNDIEIIDGLNSLSCILNIINVKDIISLIIHIDISSLHFLIFYMSILNEQYKYKCRFNQHTLIVFDHFKD, from the exons ATGAATTGCTGTAACGAATTGAATGTTATTAATCTCATAATTTCTctgataaaaaaaaataaggttaatgatgatttattaagtgtaaaaaatttatatacgttaataaaaacaaataagGTTCCTATAtctttaaaattatataatgagaaacaaaatatatttgtaagCATATGTACTATTCTGtgtaataaattaaaagtatacttatataatatattatcaaaaagaagagaagaagaaaaagaagaagaaaaagaagaagacgaggaaaaaaaaaaaaaaaaaaattttataaaaaagaattcatttttatgtaatCAAGATTATGTTGTCGATTATTCTGTCGATTATTCTGTCGATTATTCTGTCAATTATTCTGTCAATAATTCTGTCAATAATTCTGTCAATTATTCTGTCGATTATgatatatgtaataatatacacAAATCATTTGTAACTATAgaattctttttaaaaaatctTACCTTGTGttttaaacatattaatgataataaagataaagatatagataaaaataaggaTGTTATATTCCTTACatgtattaataatatatccatattattaaatatatatcaaaataataatacgaagaatgataaaatatgtaatgaacatttttttcttataataataaaatatataaaatatttatttgttcatatatataataaccaaaatatattcaatgataaaaataataaagaagTTTTCTATTCTTGTCTAACATctataattaaaaatttattagaaaatacaataaaacaaaataaaaaaataaaatataaaaccttaaagttattttatttaatacatcaaaaaattcaagatatatatataatagatatattatttaatagACTCTccttatatttatttcttctatATAAAACGTGTGAACAATTAACAAATATAACCAATTTTATACTCAAAATATTTGTTATCTCATCTAATCAaatacttttatattattataataaaaataaaatattaaatgacAATAAAGAAATCGATGAAAGTACACCTAACCATTATGCTAATATTAATGtgtattataaaaaatataaattcttcttacaagaaaataaaaaaaaaatatacaacTCTTTATTAACTTTGGAAGGAAAGCAAAATGtagataataatgataatacaAAGAATctatgtgtatatataaataaacaaaataataaaaattatgagAATCATAAAATACAACATACACATATTATAGATAATAACAACAGCTTGATACAACAATACAATCatgtaaataaattaaattataatccacataatttatcaaatatttattttttctcttattatatactaattaattataataaaaatataaaagatatatttcCATTATGTAGAGTTATTATAGAGCATTACccttttttaaataaaaatctTGTACTTATGagtttcatttttataCTATCAGAAATGttttatgataataatgaacaCTGGTTATATCACTTGAATCTCCTATATGAAAATGGGCTCTCCAATTATTTAGAAAACTGTGATATAAGTGCAGATGACGTGCAAAATGTCACACGTATGTTGAACGATCAAATCAATGAcaatagtaataataataataattgtcattataataataataattgtcattataataataataattgtcattataataataataattgtcattataataataatgatcaTCATCCTTATGATCACAcatataatcatattaaaaacgtaaaaataaaaataccACAACATGAGCAccaaaaatatatcaacCAAAATAAATTGGCACCTCTTTATTATGActtatcttttatttttaatcatttaataaaaatgataaaagaagatgatcaaaataataattatattatcaataatatagaaaacTATTCAGTGGAATCCTTAAATTATTACAttgaaaattattatttcaaatatatgtttaatatttttttatttaaaaagaaagaaaataaatatattctcaaatatttaaaaggttatatctattatagatatatattcaaCGTGATAAATCATAATTCATCTCCTGAACATTTTAATATCttcaattatatattagatttatatatagtCTCCAATTTTAATTGtatacaaaatgaaaacCTTCTTCTTTCATCATCtacacaaaaaaatattttaagtgacaataatattatatattctcTAGACTTTTTTGTTCAACCAAATAATACAAACAGTTATGATAATCTTAAAGAAAATGTGCAACTGACTAATGTGTTTAATCAAGAGAATGAAAGGAAATCAGT gCTTATCAACGAGGTCAGCATGTTCTCTCTTCTTTTTAtagaacaaaatataatagaCATCTTCCTAGATGATGTTATTTTATCCGCCTGGGATGACCTtgaaagaaataaaaaaataaacgATCATGCGCATTATGAAACAGATACGTCAAAACATATGAACAACAAATCAtcttataattttataaaaaagtGGTGGGACGATAATTACTACTCTGCTGATAATAAGGacacaaataaaataaaaatgaaagatgataaaaaagatgatgaaaaaaatgataaaaaagatgataaaaaagatgataaaaaagataataaaaaagatgataaaaaagatgataaaaaagatgataaaaaagatgataaaaaagatgatgaaaaaaatgaagaaaaagagaaatatatattaaaatataaatacttGCATTTCCTCAATTATTATTTGGACTCCTTAATTCTTATTACCTATATCTACCTTCAAATgaatataagaaaaattaataagGAATCTATAAATTTTGGAGTTTATTCTAATTCGGACATTGAcaataacaaaaaaagtGATACTACTACTAATAGGAGTGATAGTActaataacaaaaaaataataaattattatattacaGCTATGCAACACGATATAATGAAACATATcttaaatgaatattatcCTATGcttaataattattttagCTTAGCCATACTAATCAAAAGAATTCACGacaaaagaaatattaaaaaggTGATAGAGAAAATAATGCTTTTTCTTAGTTCTAataaagtaaaaaaaaattataataatttaaaaaaagagaatATCCAACACAATAGAAATCAtgaatatatgaaatattatacaacacttataattatttgtttaaataaagctttctatatatcatatttatgtatgtatCATGATCTAATAGAAAAAATCTTCATCaaaaattttgtttatttactcttaaaaattaataatgCATGCACTTATAATAAAGAACTAGCCAAATATActataataaatatatattattatatgaaacaaaacaaaacaaaacaaaaaattaaaaatataaaaaatgacacacaaataaatcaagtttataattataatgtttatgataatgaacacataaaagaaaaaaataaatataaaaataataatattttatcaaCAAATGAAATTTCTTATCctattaataatatacagCAACTTCAAATTAAGCACATAATTAATTATCATCATGATATTTTGtcttcatatatttataaaaaaattattaatatagaTTCATTTAAGAATGCcacaaaaatattacagTTAACACAGTTCCTAGTTcaatatgattattatacttatatatacaaaGATGTATGtcttaatattattaaatatactaagcaaattcatttttcttttcaaagtaaagaaattaaaaataatctATATTTCTTAATCCTGCAGTTGTTTAATTGcattctttatttatattataaatatattaatcaCAACaggatatatatatctgAACAAAATcaatattttgaatatataaaagaatatgtCTTAAAGGGATATATCCATATAAACCTTCAACATCTctatcaaaaaataaaaaagaatcAAGAACACCTCGATTCATCGAGAAATACAAATGATGTTGTAATTAAAAAgattaataatgataatataaacaaacaacttaataataatgataattcttatattattaataatgttCAAAAAAATCATTCAACTTTATTCCAACCAAATGAagaagagaaaaaaaaattatatttacaaaattatattttatttaaattatatgaagatatatttaatcaagattataaagatattataaacaacgaaaataaaaagaaaacaaatgaatataaaattaaagatcttataaataattatataaataacctaaacaaacatataaataaaacaaaaattgTTAATCTACTTATTGATGATGATTTCTATGATTTAAATGATcaatcaaaaaatataaaatacaataacataaataatGCTAAAAATTtagatgataataattattttaatcATTACAATCAAAACAATTCTATGTCTTATGAAGACATTCGATATACAACATCTCACATATTTCTATTTGCAAAGGTTTTTCTGTGCAGTGATAA CTTGTATTTACGATTCAGTGCTCATCTTTGCATCCTCAGATGCctctatattttttccaCCAGACTTTATGAGCTCTACCCTAAGATTCATCAg ATATGGACATATATGAagataaatttttataaaaactcatatatgaatgatatccttgttttgaaaataataaattatataataacaatagATGACAAATTTTCAGTGGACAg AATTATAAATGATATGTTCCCCCAAATATTCGATAGACTAAAAACATTCGAAACgaataaagaaatatgtAAACAGAGTTATGAATAcaa ATTTTTACAGACCACCttactattttttttaaacatttCAAGACAAGAACAATATTTCGAAAAAActtattcttatatattttttttctccttAAAATGTCtcaataaaataatgaatGAAGAAATAAGAAAGATatctttaaatataatatgtaatttATATCTTAATGATATCCCTAAG ATAAAGAAAGGAATTGATAGTATTTTATGCATCAAGGAAAGGATAAAATTCTTACAcgatgataaaaaatatattacagataatatatttatcaaagaaaatgtaaatgatatagaaataatagATGGATTAAATTCTTTATCatgtatattaaatataataaatgtaaaggatattatttctttaataattcatatagATATTAGTTCTCTTCATTTTCTTATCTTTTATATGTCTATATTAAATGAgcaatataaatataaatgtagATTCAATCAACACACTCTCATAGTGTTTGATCATTTTAAGGATTAa